In the Pseudomonas orientalis genome, one interval contains:
- a CDS encoding ATP-binding protein, whose protein sequence is MNDLSDQAVHFGPYRIHPRERLVLEAGRPLRLGRRAVDILLILLEHAGNVVSKQELIARVWPKSVVEDGNLRVHMAALRKALGDGQAGQRYIVTVAQRGYSFVAPLSIEPMTLPIDGAPQRPSHNLPLRRTRMIGRQALIDALVQQLPQQRFITLTGAGGIGKTTVALRVAELLIGHYRDGIHLLDLAPLSAASMILPNLAALLGVAPGESTQLVSFARSLQARQLLLVIDNCEHLLDDIALISETLLRHAPHLHILTTSREALRAEGEAVQRLEPLSCPPATGNRAQALGYPAMQLLIERAMAHHDSFSLSDAELPLAIDICQRLDGIPLAIELVAAQIERFGLSGLLVQMEDNLRLLTRGRHSALPRQQTLRATLDWSFDLLTECEKICLRRLAVFRGGFSLVSAAAVIAGEHIAPAEVLGSITHLVAKSLLNVDAGEDEMVYRLLDITRTYALEKLSLAGELQATRERHAARCLALMEQAQGDWELIATQPWIERYAPLREDVRAALDWGFADATGHLLAIRLTVSAMPLWQELSLLREHAGYVDKALALIDQVEVPCTQLTLQLQLALGSLSYHALGAAPQTIAAFVGAARLAEERQDLAGQLRAVSGHMAVNLCAGRYGQALEQSLQFDRLDPRTEPLLDLSTQRLRALAQHYTGNQALARHQAEQVLQRMSHSGHMNRFAHGVGVQYDQSVASLTLLARILWLQGFPDRAWRTASQALELALQINHGTSICYTLALAGVVIARYNGADDEAHAMQRLLLEQAHKHSVQLFQTWAGHYAGIQSNQDLQGLGLIEDTLVTFGMSQVDEPGMQRARSGAAGWCAPEVLRVYAGQAALEGNTHGAETLLLEALGLARQQGALAWELRCAGCLAQRWQQQGRRQAARDLLEPIYARFTEGFATRDLLRVRRLLDELQDKRRA, encoded by the coding sequence ATGAATGATTTGAGCGACCAGGCCGTGCACTTCGGCCCCTACCGCATCCATCCGCGCGAGCGCCTGGTGCTGGAGGCCGGTCGCCCGCTGCGCCTGGGACGGCGGGCGGTGGATATTCTGCTGATCCTGCTGGAACACGCCGGCAATGTGGTGAGCAAGCAGGAACTGATCGCCCGGGTCTGGCCCAAAAGTGTGGTGGAGGACGGCAACCTGCGGGTACACATGGCCGCGTTGCGCAAGGCCCTGGGCGACGGCCAGGCCGGGCAGCGCTATATCGTCACGGTCGCCCAGCGCGGCTACAGTTTTGTCGCGCCACTGAGCATCGAACCGATGACGCTACCCATCGACGGCGCGCCCCAGCGCCCCAGCCATAACCTGCCGCTGCGGCGCACGCGCATGATCGGCCGTCAGGCCCTGATCGATGCGCTGGTGCAGCAACTGCCGCAGCAACGTTTCATCACCCTGACCGGTGCCGGCGGCATCGGCAAGACCACCGTGGCTCTGCGCGTCGCGGAGTTGCTGATCGGGCATTACCGCGATGGTATTCATCTGCTCGACCTGGCGCCGCTCAGTGCCGCCTCGATGATCCTGCCCAACCTCGCCGCCCTGCTTGGCGTCGCACCTGGGGAGAGCACGCAACTGGTCAGCTTCGCCCGCAGCCTGCAGGCACGCCAGCTGCTGCTGGTGATCGACAACTGCGAGCACCTGCTCGACGACATCGCCCTGATCAGCGAAACCCTGTTGCGCCATGCGCCGCACCTGCACATCCTCACCACCAGCCGCGAAGCCCTGCGCGCCGAGGGTGAAGCCGTGCAACGCCTGGAGCCGTTGAGCTGCCCGCCCGCCACCGGCAACCGCGCCCAGGCCCTCGGTTACCCGGCCATGCAGTTGCTGATCGAGCGGGCCATGGCCCATCACGACAGCTTTAGCCTCAGCGATGCCGAACTGCCGCTGGCGATCGATATCTGCCAGCGCCTGGACGGTATTCCCCTGGCGATCGAACTGGTGGCGGCACAGATCGAGCGTTTTGGCTTGTCGGGGCTGCTGGTGCAGATGGAAGACAACTTGCGCCTGCTGACCCGCGGACGACACAGCGCCCTGCCCCGCCAGCAAACCCTGCGGGCCACGCTCGACTGGAGCTTTGACCTGCTCACCGAATGCGAAAAAATCTGCCTGCGAAGGCTCGCGGTCTTTCGCGGCGGCTTCAGCCTGGTCAGCGCGGCGGCGGTGATCGCCGGAGAACACATCGCCCCGGCCGAAGTGCTCGGGTCCATCACGCACCTGGTAGCCAAGTCGCTGCTGAATGTGGACGCCGGCGAGGACGAGATGGTCTATCGCCTGCTGGATATCACCCGCACCTACGCCCTGGAAAAACTCAGCCTGGCGGGTGAGTTGCAGGCCACGCGCGAGCGCCACGCGGCGCGCTGCCTGGCGCTGATGGAACAGGCCCAGGGCGATTGGGAACTGATCGCCACCCAGCCCTGGATCGAGCGCTACGCACCGCTGCGCGAAGACGTGCGCGCCGCCCTCGACTGGGGGTTTGCCGACGCCACGGGGCACTTGCTGGCGATCCGCCTGACGGTCAGTGCGATGCCCCTGTGGCAGGAACTGTCACTGCTGCGCGAGCATGCCGGTTACGTGGACAAGGCGCTGGCACTGATCGATCAGGTCGAGGTGCCCTGTACGCAATTGACCCTGCAGCTGCAATTGGCCCTGGGCAGCCTCTCCTACCACGCCCTGGGCGCCGCGCCGCAGACCATTGCAGCGTTTGTCGGTGCCGCACGCCTGGCCGAAGAGCGCCAGGACCTGGCCGGCCAGTTGCGTGCGGTCTCCGGGCATATGGCGGTGAACCTGTGCGCCGGGCGCTATGGCCAGGCGCTGGAACAGAGCCTGCAATTTGATCGCCTCGACCCGCGTACCGAGCCGCTGCTGGACCTGAGCACTCAGCGCCTGCGCGCCCTGGCCCAGCATTACACCGGCAATCAGGCACTGGCCCGACACCAGGCCGAGCAGGTGCTGCAGCGCATGAGCCACAGCGGCCACATGAACCGCTTCGCCCATGGCGTTGGCGTGCAATACGACCAGAGCGTCGCCTCCCTGACCTTACTGGCGCGTATCCTTTGGCTACAGGGCTTCCCCGATCGCGCCTGGCGCACCGCAAGCCAGGCACTGGAGCTGGCGCTGCAGATCAACCACGGCACCTCGATCTGCTACACCCTCGCCCTGGCCGGTGTGGTGATCGCTCGCTACAACGGTGCCGACGACGAGGCCCACGCCATGCAGCGCCTGCTGCTTGAGCAGGCGCACAAGCATTCGGTGCAACTGTTCCAGACCTGGGCCGGGCACTACGCCGGTATCCAGAGCAACCAGGATCTACAGGGCCTGGGACTGATCGAGGATACCCTGGTCACCTTTGGCATGAGTCAGGTCGATGAGCCGGGCATGCAACGCGCGCGCAGCGGTGCGGCGGGCTGGTGCGCCCCGGAAGTGCTACGGGTGTACGCCGGGCAGGCGGCGCTCGAGGGTAATACCCACGGCGCTGAAACGCTGCTGCTCGAAGCCCTCGGCCTGGCGCGCCAGCAAGGGGCCCTGGCCTGGGAGTTGCGCTGCGCGGGCTGCCTGGCGCAACGGTGGCAGCAACAAGGGCGCAGGCAAGCCGCCAGGGACTTGCTGGAGCCCATCTACGCTCGCTTTACCGAAGGCTTCGCCACCCGCGATCTACTGCGCGTACGCCGCCTGCTCGATGAGTTGCAGGACAAACGGCGGGCCTGA
- a CDS encoding GGDEF domain-containing protein: MFRVLKPHRWKLALLLIAANLGLILHLACGELKSVSEWVWLDIVGEGGSALLALIWLGLVLKSRPAGRVTNYLALGLSCIFFSWWIDSLDEFIRLPDSITWDHWLESGPMPVGMILLTIGIYHWHREQLAISAQMEKRERLFREHRLFDKLTPLAGADYLKRQLQESLHDSRDQQQPLSLLVLDLDRFAAVNQAYGHTEGDAVLQAVSHVLLLNLRRQDLLCRLAGDRFVVLLPNTGERQAQGLALELQQAVQSLAHKTRLQGERLQLAATTAVVMALDEPPHDLLKRLNLALARAKQPLAKSA, encoded by the coding sequence ATGTTTCGCGTGCTCAAACCCCACCGCTGGAAACTCGCCCTGCTGCTGATCGCAGCCAACCTCGGGCTGATCCTGCACCTGGCCTGCGGCGAGCTCAAAAGCGTCAGTGAATGGGTGTGGCTGGATATCGTCGGCGAAGGCGGTTCGGCGCTGCTCGCGCTGATCTGGCTGGGCCTGGTGCTCAAAAGCCGGCCCGCCGGACGGGTCACAAACTACCTGGCACTGGGTTTGTCGTGCATCTTCTTTTCCTGGTGGATCGACAGCCTCGACGAGTTCATCCGCCTGCCCGACAGCATCACCTGGGATCACTGGCTGGAGTCGGGGCCGATGCCGGTGGGCATGATTCTGCTGACCATCGGCATCTACCACTGGCATCGCGAACAACTGGCGATCAGCGCGCAGATGGAAAAGCGCGAGCGGCTGTTTCGCGAGCATCGGCTGTTCGACAAACTCACGCCCCTGGCCGGTGCCGACTACCTCAAGCGCCAACTCCAGGAGAGCCTGCACGACAGCCGCGACCAGCAGCAACCGCTGTCGCTGCTGGTCCTGGACCTGGACCGCTTCGCCGCCGTCAACCAGGCTTATGGGCATACCGAAGGCGATGCGGTGTTGCAGGCGGTCAGCCATGTGCTGCTGCTCAACCTGCGCCGTCAGGATTTGTTATGCCGCCTGGCCGGCGACCGTTTTGTGGTGCTGCTGCCCAACACCGGCGAGCGCCAGGCCCAGGGGCTGGCGCTTGAGTTGCAGCAGGCGGTGCAGAGCCTGGCGCACAAAACCCGGCTACAGGGCGAGCGCCTGCAACTGGCGGCGACCACGGCGGTGGTGATGGCCCTGGACGAGCCGCCCCACGACCTGCTCAAGCGCCTGAACCTGGCGCTGGCGCGGGCCAAGCAACCCCTGGCGAAAAGCGCCTGA
- a CDS encoding antibiotic biosynthesis monooxygenase produces the protein MDPTPNTSPDEVVTLVVKHRVKPGRETEYEAWLRRIVRIAGERPGHLGVDVVRSQQSGMALFTCVLRYRSTDALELWLESPQRQALIDEAAPMLADGDQTEIGAANEFWFAPQADGAVKPPRWKQAVVSLCVILPQTLLLPFIWGPILRLHPFLSNYVVSTFLVTLTIVLLVVYLLMPAATRLFAPWLEASVKETL, from the coding sequence ATGGATCCAACACCCAACACCAGCCCCGACGAAGTCGTCACGCTGGTCGTCAAGCACCGGGTCAAGCCCGGCCGTGAAACCGAGTACGAAGCCTGGCTGCGCCGCATCGTGCGTATCGCCGGCGAACGTCCCGGTCACCTTGGCGTCGACGTGGTGCGCAGCCAGCAGAGCGGCATGGCCCTGTTTACCTGCGTACTGCGCTACCGCTCCACCGACGCCCTGGAGTTGTGGCTCGAATCCCCGCAACGCCAGGCCTTGATCGACGAAGCCGCGCCCATGCTGGCCGACGGCGACCAGACCGAAATCGGCGCCGCCAATGAATTCTGGTTCGCCCCCCAGGCCGACGGCGCCGTCAAGCCGCCGCGCTGGAAGCAGGCGGTGGTGAGCCTGTGTGTGATCCTGCCGCAAACCCTGCTGCTGCCGTTTATCTGGGGGCCGATCCTGCGGTTGCACCCGTTTCTGTCCAACTACGTGGTCTCCACCTTCCTGGTCACCCTGACCATCGTGCTGCTGGTGGTTTATCTGCTGATGCCGGCTGCCACCCGCCTGTTCGCTCCCTGGCTTGAAGCCTCTGTAAAGGAAACCCTATGA
- a CDS encoding helix-turn-helix domain-containing protein, with protein MARLEQYTPRLSATGGLCHRRERIAKQLILANLGESLSITELAQACALSRSHFSRAFKCSTGVSPQEWIRQQRILRAKELITGSSLSLTQISLECGFCDQAHFCHMFTRSEGVNPMTWRNHHSRSKPEVIAA; from the coding sequence ATGGCCCGACTCGAGCAATATACCCCTCGTCTATCCGCCACCGGAGGCCTGTGCCACCGGCGCGAACGCATCGCCAAACAGCTGATTCTCGCCAACCTCGGCGAAAGCCTGAGCATTACCGAGCTGGCCCAGGCTTGCGCCTTGTCGCGCAGCCACTTTTCCCGCGCCTTCAAGTGTTCCACCGGGGTCTCGCCCCAGGAGTGGATTCGCCAGCAGCGCATCCTGCGCGCCAAGGAACTGATCACCGGCTCGTCCCTGAGCCTTACGCAAATCAGCCTGGAATGCGGTTTTTGCGACCAGGCGCACTTCTGTCACATGTTCACCCGCAGTGAAGGCGTGAACCCGATGACCTGGCGAAACCACCACTCGCGCTCCAAGCCCGAGGTGATCGCAGCCTAG
- a CDS encoding LysR family transcriptional regulator — protein sequence MNPFEDMRLFCQVMESGSFTAAAEQLGLSKQFVSRRLIQLEDRLGVRLLNRSTRRLDVTPLGQSYYESALRLLNDVEQVEQGIAGQNSEPRGTIRLSAPLSFAMAHLGCLLPLFLQRYPDVAVEVDLSDRPVDLIGEGYDLVLRIGTLEDSTLIARRIASIPRVYCASPDYLALHGTPQKPDDLADHDCLPYGHGRQVQWRFKGKLQALNVSGRMRVNNGDLLRDTAIAGLGVTYLPTFIVGDALKDGRLVSVLDDFAPEALTLSAVYPQHRQSSRPVQALVEFLRERLASGC from the coding sequence ATGAACCCCTTCGAAGACATGCGCCTGTTCTGCCAGGTCATGGAGTCCGGCAGTTTTACCGCCGCCGCCGAGCAACTGGGCCTGTCCAAGCAGTTCGTCAGCCGTCGCCTGATCCAGCTGGAAGACCGCCTGGGTGTGCGCCTGCTCAATCGCTCCACGCGCCGCCTGGATGTCACGCCGCTGGGCCAGAGTTACTACGAATCGGCCTTGCGTTTGCTCAATGATGTCGAGCAAGTGGAGCAGGGCATCGCCGGCCAGAACAGCGAGCCGCGCGGCACCATTCGCCTCAGCGCGCCGCTGTCGTTTGCCATGGCGCATTTGGGTTGCCTGCTGCCGCTGTTCCTGCAGCGCTATCCCGACGTGGCGGTGGAAGTCGACCTCAGCGACCGCCCGGTGGACCTGATCGGCGAAGGCTACGATCTGGTGCTGCGCATCGGCACCCTGGAAGATTCCACCTTGATCGCCCGGCGTATTGCCAGCATCCCGCGCGTCTACTGTGCCAGCCCCGATTACCTGGCCCTGCACGGTACGCCGCAAAAACCCGATGACCTCGCCGATCACGATTGCCTGCCGTACGGGCACGGCCGCCAGGTGCAATGGCGTTTCAAGGGCAAGCTGCAAGCGCTGAATGTGAGCGGGCGCATGCGCGTCAATAACGGCGATTTGCTGCGCGATACCGCGATTGCCGGCCTGGGCGTGACCTACCTGCCGACCTTTATCGTCGGCGATGCGTTGAAGGACGGCCGCCTGGTCAGCGTACTGGACGACTTCGCCCCCGAAGCCCTGACATTGTCGGCAGTGTACCCCCAGCACCGGCAGAGCTCGCGGCCAGTGCAGGCGCTGGTCGAATTCCTGCGCGAGCGTTTGGCTAGCGGCTGCTGA
- a CDS encoding amidohydrolase, whose product MNADLILFNGQFHTVDRENPRASAVAIRDGRFVAVGTDGEAMALRGSGTQVIDLKGRTVIPGLNDSHLHLIRGGLNYNLELRWEGVPSLADALRMLKDQADRTPTPQWVRVVGGWNEFQFAEKRMPTLEELNQAAPDTPVFVLHLYDRALLNRAALRVAGYTKDTPNPPGGEIVRDSNGNPTGMLVARPNAMILYSTLAKGPKLPLEYQVNSTRQFMRELNRLGLTSAIDAGGGFQNYPDDYAVIEQLARDQQLTVRIAYNLFTQKPKEELSDFKNWTGSVTLHQGDDYLRHNGAGEMLVFSAADFEDFLEPRPDLPLTMEQELEPVVRHLVEQRWPFRLHATYDESISRMLDVFEKVNRDIPFNGLPWFFDHAETITPKNIERVRALGGGIAIQDRMAFQGEYFVERYGAKAAEATPPIKRMLAEGVPVGAGTDATRVSSYNPWTSLYWMVSGRTVGGLELHAEGLPRLTALELFTHGSAWFSSEQGKKGQIKVGQLADVAALSADFFSVDEEAIKWIESVLTVVGGKVVYGAGDFEDYAPPRVPVLPDWSPVVKVPGHWRPTSALQAQVHHCSGPCGVHAHSHEKARLSSVPVSDFQGFWGAFGCSCFAF is encoded by the coding sequence ATGAACGCCGATCTGATTCTGTTCAATGGCCAGTTCCACACCGTGGACCGGGAAAACCCCCGCGCCAGTGCCGTCGCCATCCGTGACGGGCGCTTCGTCGCCGTGGGCACCGACGGTGAAGCCATGGCCCTGCGCGGCAGCGGCACCCAGGTCATCGACCTCAAGGGCCGCACCGTGATTCCCGGCCTCAACGACTCGCACTTGCACCTGATTCGTGGCGGGTTGAACTACAACCTTGAACTGCGTTGGGAAGGCGTGCCGTCCCTGGCCGATGCCTTGCGCATGCTCAAGGACCAGGCCGACCGTACCCCCACGCCGCAGTGGGTGCGCGTGGTGGGGGGCTGGAACGAATTCCAGTTCGCTGAAAAGCGCATGCCCACCCTGGAAGAACTCAACCAGGCCGCCCCGGACACCCCGGTGTTCGTGCTGCACCTGTACGACCGCGCCTTGCTCAACCGCGCCGCACTGCGGGTGGCGGGCTACACCAAGGACACGCCGAACCCGCCGGGCGGTGAGATCGTGCGCGACAGCAACGGCAACCCCACCGGCATGCTGGTGGCGCGGCCCAACGCGATGATTTTGTATTCGACCTTGGCCAAGGGCCCGAAACTGCCCCTGGAATATCAGGTCAACTCCACCCGCCAGTTCATGCGTGAACTCAATCGCCTGGGCCTGACCAGCGCCATCGACGCCGGCGGCGGTTTCCAGAACTATCCCGACGATTACGCGGTGATCGAGCAACTGGCCAGGGACCAGCAGTTGACGGTGCGCATCGCCTACAACCTGTTCACCCAGAAGCCCAAGGAAGAGCTCAGCGACTTCAAGAACTGGACCGGCAGCGTCACCCTGCATCAGGGCGATGACTACCTGCGCCACAACGGTGCTGGCGAGATGCTGGTGTTCTCCGCCGCCGACTTCGAAGACTTCCTCGAACCGCGTCCGGACCTGCCGCTGACCATGGAGCAGGAGCTCGAACCGGTGGTCCGCCACCTGGTGGAACAGCGCTGGCCGTTCCGCCTGCACGCCACGTACGACGAATCCATTTCGCGCATGCTCGACGTGTTCGAGAAGGTCAACCGCGACATTCCGTTCAATGGCCTGCCGTGGTTTTTCGACCACGCCGAAACCATCACCCCGAAAAACATCGAGCGCGTGCGTGCCCTCGGCGGCGGCATTGCGATCCAGGACCGCATGGCGTTCCAGGGCGAATACTTCGTTGAACGCTACGGCGCCAAGGCCGCCGAAGCGACGCCACCGATCAAGCGCATGCTCGCCGAAGGCGTACCGGTAGGCGCGGGCACCGACGCCACGCGGGTGTCGAGCTACAACCCGTGGACGTCGCTGTACTGGATGGTCAGCGGTCGCACCGTGGGCGGCCTGGAACTGCACGCCGAAGGCCTGCCGCGCCTCACCGCGCTGGAGCTGTTTACCCACGGCAGTGCGTGGTTCTCGTCCGAGCAGGGCAAGAAGGGCCAGATCAAGGTGGGTCAATTGGCCGACGTTGCGGCGTTGTCGGCGGATTTCTTCAGCGTCGACGAAGAAGCCATCAAGTGGATCGAGTCGGTACTGACCGTGGTCGGCGGCAAGGTGGTGTATGGCGCCGGCGACTTCGAAGATTACGCACCGCCGCGCGTTCCGGTACTGCCGGACTGGTCGCCGGTGGTCAAGGTGCCGGGGCACTGGCGCCCGACTTCAGCGTTGCAGGCTCAAGTTCACCACTGCAGCGGCCCCTGCGGCGTGCATGCCCACAGCCATGAAAAAGCCCGTCTTTCCAGCGTGCCGGTCAGCGACTTCCAGGGTTTCTGGGGTGCGTTCGGCTGCTCGTGCTTTGCCTTCTGA
- a CDS encoding LysR family transcriptional regulator has product MNRNDLRRVDMNLLVIFEALMFEKNLTRVAEKLFMGQPAVSAALGRLRDLFDDPLLLRNGRGMEPTPRAVAILKELQPAMDTISGAVSRAKDFDPSTSCAVFRIGLSDDAEFGLFPPLLSRLREEAPGIIVVVRRANYLLMSALLASGEISVGVSYTTELPANAKRRKLRDIPCKVLRGDDGEAPLTLDDYCARPHAMVSFSGDLSGNIDLDLARIGRSRRVVLAVPQFSGLRALLAGSQIIATVPDYAACALTEGSRLRAEDPPFAIDAAELSMVWSGVHDNDPAERWLRGRIAEHMAAS; this is encoded by the coding sequence ATGAATCGCAACGACCTGCGCCGCGTCGACATGAACCTGCTGGTGATTTTCGAAGCCCTGATGTTCGAGAAGAACCTGACCCGGGTCGCCGAGAAGCTCTTTATGGGCCAGCCGGCGGTGAGCGCGGCACTGGGCCGCCTGCGCGATCTGTTCGACGACCCGTTGCTGCTGCGTAACGGCCGCGGCATGGAGCCCACGCCACGGGCGGTGGCGATACTCAAGGAGCTGCAACCGGCCATGGACACCATTTCGGGCGCGGTCAGCCGCGCCAAGGATTTCGACCCCTCCACCAGCTGCGCGGTGTTTCGCATCGGCCTGTCCGACGACGCCGAGTTCGGGCTGTTTCCGCCGTTGCTCAGTCGCCTGCGCGAAGAGGCGCCCGGCATCATCGTGGTGGTGCGCCGGGCCAATTATTTGTTGATGTCGGCGTTGCTGGCCAGCGGCGAGATCTCGGTGGGCGTGAGCTATACCACCGAGCTGCCGGCCAACGCCAAGCGCAGGAAGCTGCGCGATATTCCCTGCAAGGTGCTGCGCGGGGATGACGGCGAGGCGCCACTGACCCTGGACGATTACTGCGCCAGGCCCCATGCCATGGTGTCGTTCTCGGGCGACCTGAGCGGCAACATCGACCTGGACCTGGCACGCATCGGCCGCTCGCGGCGGGTGGTGCTGGCGGTGCCGCAGTTCAGCGGGCTGCGCGCATTGCTGGCGGGTTCGCAGATCATTGCGACGGTGCCCGACTACGCGGCGTGCGCCTTGACCGAGGGCTCCCGCCTGCGGGCCGAGGACCCGCCGTTCGCGATCGATGCGGCAGAGCTGTCGATGGTGTGGAGCGGGGTGCATGACAATGACCCGGCCGAGCGCTGGCTACGCGGGCGGATTGCCGAGCATATGGCGGCGAGTTGA
- a CDS encoding AraC family transcriptional regulator produces the protein MAVKANWYERDSRFIPGHHQPATLIDLALSRDIDSHRLLRGTGLFHEDILAGDAHLSPQQLLGLIGNSRKLLDADDSSFLFGQRLLPGHYGAASHALGHAQNLHQALEILIQQHVLLSPLVTPHLELDEHHAYLYWLDSCGAGEQWRFLLEASMTALVAMSQWLGGERLPWVCSFSHAEPRYVEQYWVHLGEQTRFERPLDMMCLPREYLTRAWPGASATAGQVARQHAREQIEQLGFAASFLDSLNDYLREHVRQPPSLEQAALAFAMSPATLKRKLHKHDTGYQQQVDRVRKHMALHLYQVKGLSNDEVAAYLNFNDAANFRRAFKRWTGSTPNLIRQLFSSR, from the coding sequence ATGGCGGTGAAAGCCAACTGGTATGAACGCGACAGCCGCTTCATTCCCGGCCATCACCAACCCGCTACGTTGATCGACCTGGCCCTGTCCCGGGACATCGACAGCCATCGCCTGCTGCGCGGCACCGGGCTGTTCCATGAGGACATCCTGGCCGGCGACGCCCACTTGAGCCCGCAGCAGTTGCTCGGTCTGATCGGCAACAGCCGCAAACTGCTGGACGCCGATGACAGCAGTTTTCTGTTTGGCCAGCGCCTGCTGCCCGGCCACTACGGCGCGGCCAGCCATGCCCTGGGGCATGCGCAGAACCTGCACCAGGCGCTGGAGATCCTGATCCAGCAGCACGTACTGCTCAGCCCGCTGGTCACGCCGCATCTGGAGCTGGATGAGCACCACGCCTACCTGTACTGGCTGGACAGTTGCGGCGCCGGCGAGCAGTGGCGCTTTTTGCTCGAAGCGAGCATGACCGCGCTGGTTGCCATGAGCCAATGGCTCGGCGGCGAGCGCCTGCCGTGGGTGTGCAGCTTCAGCCATGCCGAGCCGCGGTACGTAGAGCAATACTGGGTGCACCTGGGCGAACAGACGCGCTTCGAACGCCCGCTGGACATGATGTGCCTGCCGCGCGAGTACCTCACCCGCGCCTGGCCCGGCGCCTCGGCCACGGCCGGCCAGGTGGCGCGCCAGCACGCCCGCGAACAGATCGAACAGTTGGGTTTTGCCGCCAGCTTTCTCGACAGCCTTAACGACTACCTGCGCGAGCACGTGCGCCAGCCGCCCAGCCTGGAGCAGGCCGCACTGGCCTTCGCCATGAGCCCGGCCACCCTCAAGCGCAAGCTGCACAAGCACGACACCGGCTATCAGCAACAGGTGGACCGGGTGCGCAAGCACATGGCGTTGCACCTGTATCAGGTCAAGGGACTGAGTAACGACGAGGTGGCCGCCTACCTGAACTTCAACGATGCGGCGAACTTTCGGCGCGCGTTCAAGCGTTGGACCGGCAGCACGCCCAACCTGATCCGGCAGTTGTTCAGCAGCCGCTAG
- the ycaC gene encoding isochorismate family cysteine hydrolase YcaC encodes MTYSRLNKDDAVVLLVDHQTGLISLVQDFSPNEFKNNVLALADVAKFFNLPTILTTSFESGPNGPLVPELKALFPDAPYIARPGQINAWDNEEFVKAVKATGRKQIIIAGVVTDVCVAFPTLCALDEGFEVFVVTDASGTFNETVQQAAWARMTAAGAQLVNWFAVACELQVDWRNDMEGLANLLSPRIPNYRNLMNSYSAFTAK; translated from the coding sequence ATGACTTATTCGCGCTTGAACAAAGATGACGCTGTTGTACTGCTGGTCGATCACCAGACCGGCCTGATCTCGCTGGTGCAGGATTTCTCCCCCAACGAATTCAAGAACAACGTGCTGGCCCTGGCCGACGTGGCGAAGTTCTTCAACCTGCCGACCATCCTCACCACCAGCTTCGAAAGCGGCCCCAACGGCCCACTGGTGCCGGAACTCAAGGCACTGTTCCCGGACGCGCCGTACATCGCGCGCCCTGGCCAGATCAACGCCTGGGACAACGAAGAGTTCGTCAAGGCCGTCAAGGCGACCGGCCGCAAGCAGATCATCATTGCCGGTGTCGTGACCGATGTGTGCGTTGCATTCCCGACCCTGTGTGCCCTCGATGAAGGCTTCGAGGTGTTCGTGGTCACCGACGCCTCCGGCACCTTCAACGAAACCGTGCAACAAGCGGCCTGGGCGCGCATGACCGCCGCCGGTGCGCAACTGGTGAACTGGTTCGCCGTGGCCTGCGAGCTGCAGGTGGACTGGCGCAACGACATGGAAGGCCTGGCCAACCTGCTGTCCCCGCGCATTCCCAACTACCGCAACCTGATGAACAGCTACTCGGCGTTCACCGCCAAGTAA